A stretch of DNA from Methanomassiliicoccales archaeon:
CAAAGTACGAAAACCCTCCTCCACTGCGCCATCGCATACATCTAGGGCGGAGTGGGATGCTAACACTCCTATCATAATTTCCTTAGGGCTGTATTTTTCGAGTTTAGCGTGGATCATATCCGTGGTAATCATGGCCGTACTCCAGCTTGGGAATCGTGAATAGGGGTTAAAATCTTTCATAAGCCAAAGCCATGTCTGACCATCATGCTAAAGCATTCACTTGATGTTAAATCCCCCCAAGCAAAATAACACATAATATGAAAAACACAGCACCGACGAAGTCGATGGAAGATGATGTTATAGGAATTGAATGATCGTCAGGGTCCAGATTAAATCTGAAAGTGTAGATAGCAACATAATAGGATATTATATTGAGAAAAGTCACAGTTAATAAGCCAGCAATTAGAGAGATGCTCACCATGGAAATTAGGCTAGGGGCTCCTAAGCCTAATAGCACGGCCACAACGTATGCCGTCACGCCGACTAAGGTGAATACCCAAAGAGCAAAGATGTAAATTATGATAAAATTCTCGAGAGCCAATTTTCCTGGGATTCGTCGCGGCTCTAACAGACCCATGTGAAGTAGTGACGCAAGCCTGGAGGTCAGTATCCCCCCTAATGCGTTGGCGTCCTCCAGGAATGGGGGTATCATAACCAGCAGCGCGGCAGAGGCCACAAGGGTCTCTAATTCATGGTCAATAGTGAGACCTGCTCCAATGTCAAGTAAGGTGCACAAGACCAGTACCGGCACGGAAACGAGCACTATTCTCTTGGTCTCATTACGTGGCATGCGAAAGACTCTCCACGTCAAATAGCATGTGAGCAAGAGCAAGCATATAGCGAATACATCAATAACCAGCATGGGAAGAATTTCATCGCGGATAAGGATGGCAGCTAAGAAAAGCATAGGAAGTGTTACGACATCACCTGCAGCGGTGATTATCGGAGCCGAGATGTTGTCGATGTCCCAGCCTCTCCTGAAACCGATCGTGGCCACCAGGATGTTGATGAAAACCAGGATGATGCCTGCTAAAAATCCTCCTAAAACCGAAATAAAAACTAAAACTTGCACGCCACCAATCTCAACACC
This window harbors:
- a CDS encoding magnesium transporter produces the protein MTRLVPVRNFFARNRRVFTLGFSALMISSTGDLLAGATLGSMNQTLSQIAGLMILIPAAIGMRGNIFGALGSRLGTAMNLGIFELSFRKGSLLRQNFDASMLLTIIISFLMGVLASGIAGILGVEIGGVQVLVFISVLGGFLAGIILVFINILVATIGFRRGWDIDNISAPIITAAGDVVTLPMLFLAAILIRDEILPMLVIDVFAICLLLLTCYLTWRVFRMPRNETKRIVLVSVPVLVLCTLLDIGAGLTIDHELETLVASAALLVMIPPFLEDANALGGILTSRLASLLHMGLLEPRRIPGKLALENFIIIYIFALWVFTLVGVTAYVVAVLLGLGAPSLISMVSISLIAGLLTVTFLNIISYYVAIYTFRFNLDPDDHSIPITSSSIDFVGAVFFILCVILLGGI